In Planctomicrobium piriforme, a single genomic region encodes these proteins:
- a CDS encoding VOC family protein: MSESKPNCETLIPHLVCNGAAAAIDFYKKAFGAVEHYRLGAGVDERLMHACLSIGGQTLFLADDFPEYCGGKASSPLALGGSSVTIHRYVPDCDAAIKKAADAGATVKMPAADMFWGDRYGVIVDPFGHTWSFATHIKDLTPEEIAAAGKAAMAQHSN; the protein is encoded by the coding sequence ATGTCCGAATCCAAACCCAATTGCGAAACCCTCATCCCACACCTCGTCTGCAACGGCGCCGCGGCCGCCATCGATTTTTACAAGAAGGCCTTTGGCGCCGTGGAACACTACCGCCTGGGCGCGGGCGTCGATGAACGTCTGATGCATGCCTGTCTCAGCATTGGGGGACAGACTTTGTTTCTCGCCGACGACTTCCCTGAGTATTGCGGCGGCAAGGCATCAAGTCCGCTCGCTCTCGGGGGCAGCTCCGTCACGATCCATCGCTACGTTCCGGATTGTGATGCGGCGATCAAGAAAGCAGCCGATGCCGGCGCGACCGTCAAGATGCCGGCTGCGGACATGTTCTGGGGTGATCGCTACGGCGTCATCGTCGATCCATTCGGCCACACCTGGTCGTTCGCCACGCACATCAAGGATCTCACGCCGGAAGAAATCGCCGCCGCCGGCAAAGCTGCGATGGCACAGCACAGCAACTGA
- a CDS encoding VOC family protein has protein sequence MSRVQSITPCLWFEGQAEEAARFYASIFKDSKIGHISRYGEAGKEFHGMEPGSAMAVEFELNGQTFTALNGPPLFKFTEAVSFQVHCDTQAEIDHYWDKLSAGGDPQAQQCGWLKDKFGLSWQIVPTILPKLFGGSQGEKSQRAMGAMMQMKKLDIAKLEQAYNG, from the coding sequence ATGTCGCGAGTTCAATCCATTACTCCCTGTTTGTGGTTCGAGGGTCAGGCCGAAGAGGCTGCCCGGTTTTACGCCTCGATTTTCAAGGACTCAAAAATCGGCCATATCAGCCGTTATGGAGAAGCCGGCAAGGAATTCCATGGAATGGAGCCCGGTTCGGCAATGGCCGTCGAATTCGAACTGAACGGCCAGACCTTCACCGCGCTCAATGGCCCTCCCTTGTTCAAGTTCACCGAGGCTGTCTCGTTTCAGGTGCATTGCGACACACAGGCGGAAATCGATCACTACTGGGACAAGCTCTCAGCCGGCGGCGACCCCCAGGCCCAGCAATGCGGCTGGCTCAAAGACAAATTCGGCCTTTCCTGGCAGATCGTCCCGACCATTCTTCCGAAGCTGTTCGGCGGTTCGCAGGGGGAGAAATCTCAACGGGCAATGGGCGCGATGATGCAGATGAAAAAACTCGACATCGCGAAACTCGAACAAGCCTACAACGGGTGA
- a CDS encoding MFS transporter, whose translation MTTPVDTRSPGRWTMIQTLVCITAAIGFAFDTYELLMLPLIAPAAIQELTGFAPGSPESLAWIKTLFFVPAFFGAFFGLLGGWLTDRLGRRRVLTGSILLYAIAAFVSGYSTSMNMLLICRCLVFVGVCVEFVAAVAWLAELFDDPVQRERVIGYTQAFASFGGLLVAFVNHELASHASSLPAIYLPEWASGIIGTLKNPDPVWRLTLMSGLFPAIPLIVVRPFLPESPKWAAKKQAGELKRPSLRELFTPALRRTTIVSTLLVGCGYGLAFGAIQQIPQIVRGLPDVEAKAATMTKREAGAFKQKVAASYSEFQEVGGLVGRFLLAFLAMRIASRRGLLSIFVVPALIVLPMFFLAMARGTNTLLFNIGNIEVTALSLGTFFAGMLVIAQFSFWGNYLPRVFPLHLRGTGESMAANIGGRLIGTSFAWITATLAAASWMPGKPGPSKIATVAAGVAAALCLTACLLTVFLPEPPPEEPNDPTTGAVA comes from the coding sequence ATGACCACACCTGTTGACACGCGCTCCCCCGGCCGCTGGACGATGATTCAAACGCTGGTCTGTATCACGGCCGCGATTGGATTCGCTTTTGACACCTACGAATTGCTGATGCTGCCGCTGATTGCTCCGGCGGCCATTCAGGAGTTGACCGGCTTCGCACCGGGAAGTCCGGAATCGCTGGCCTGGATCAAGACGCTGTTCTTCGTCCCGGCATTCTTCGGGGCGTTCTTTGGATTGCTGGGGGGCTGGCTGACCGACCGCCTGGGCCGCCGTCGCGTGTTGACCGGCAGTATTCTGCTCTATGCCATCGCGGCGTTCGTCTCAGGTTACTCGACTTCGATGAACATGCTGCTGATCTGCCGCTGTCTGGTGTTCGTGGGCGTGTGCGTCGAGTTTGTCGCGGCGGTCGCCTGGCTGGCGGAACTCTTCGACGATCCGGTGCAGCGCGAACGGGTGATTGGTTACACGCAGGCGTTCGCGTCCTTCGGGGGCTTGCTGGTGGCATTCGTCAATCATGAACTGGCGAGTCACGCGAGCAGCCTGCCTGCAATCTATTTGCCGGAATGGGCGTCGGGAATCATTGGCACGCTGAAGAATCCGGACCCGGTGTGGCGACTGACATTGATGTCCGGGTTGTTTCCGGCGATCCCGCTGATCGTCGTGCGACCGTTTCTGCCGGAGTCTCCCAAGTGGGCGGCGAAGAAACAGGCCGGCGAACTCAAACGTCCTTCGCTCAGAGAGTTGTTTACGCCGGCGCTGCGGAGAACAACCATCGTCTCGACGCTGCTCGTCGGTTGCGGATACGGACTCGCCTTCGGCGCGATTCAGCAGATTCCCCAAATCGTCCGCGGACTGCCCGACGTGGAGGCAAAAGCTGCGACGATGACCAAGCGGGAAGCAGGGGCCTTCAAACAGAAGGTGGCCGCGTCCTATAGCGAATTTCAGGAAGTGGGCGGGCTCGTGGGGCGGTTTCTGCTGGCGTTCCTGGCAATGCGGATTGCCAGCCGTCGCGGACTGCTGTCGATCTTCGTGGTGCCTGCCCTGATCGTGCTGCCGATGTTCTTTCTGGCGATGGCGCGCGGGACGAACACGCTGCTGTTCAACATTGGCAACATCGAAGTCACGGCGTTGTCGCTCGGCACCTTTTTCGCCGGGATGCTCGTGATTGCCCAGTTCAGCTTTTGGGGGAACTATCTGCCGCGAGTCTTCCCGTTGCATCTGCGAGGGACAGGCGAAAGCATGGCGGCCAACATTGGCGGCCGTCTGATCGGCACCAGCTTTGCCTGGATCACGGCGACGCTCGCCGCTGCTTCCTGGATGCCTGGCAAACCCGGCCCGTCGAAGATCGCCACCGTCGCGGCAGGCGTCGCCGCGGCATTGTGTCTGACTGCCTGTCTCCTGACGGTCTTTTTGCCAGAACCGCCGCCGGAAGAACCAAACGATCCGACGACGGGCGCGGTGGCGTGA
- a CDS encoding hybrid sensor histidine kinase/response regulator: MLDRKLRILLIDEDEDVFTLLRGLLLQSGTSKYELTWTPGFEEGLAEIRRCDHDAYLVDDNFTDYGRLELVRRAVADGCRAPLILLSSYEDRAVEHDAIQAGATDYLVKSRLDAASIERSIRYAMERGRRQQVEASLQDSEALYHSLVQSLPVCVLRKDLNGKFIFANLAYCEFTGRSLVEILGKTDFDFSPSDVAEKFQKDDHTVVATGRQLRNIEVNQTDGRTLWVEVIKTPVHDSRGRIVGTQAIFWDVTERQLAVTALQRAKEAAEAANRSKSEFLANMSHEIRTPLNAVIGMTELVLDTSLNPTQREYLQMVLSSGESLLSVINDILDFSKIEAGKLDLDRRVFDLRETAGDTMKSLALRARSQALELAFHIAPDVPAAVWGDPNRLRQILVNLVGNAIKFTDAGEVVLDVLVDSISDSEVTLHFEVSDTGIGIPEEKLSSIFEAFEQADSGPTRRFGGTGLGLTICARLVALMGGTIWVESQLGYGSKFHFTARFEIAQTSVPKIPPAAAVRMQGTRILVVDDNMTNRRIYQEMLTNWGLRPSLASSGREALALLVAASRSGQPFKLLVSDAEMPGIDGFSMVKEMRENPKLAETIVIISSSADRPTDLAHCRDLGVAACLIKPVKQSELFDAIAEALGVTLPEDAHEAPAHDDAHSTRSLKVLLAEDNRVNQKLAVGLLEKWGHKVTLAETGYQAIHNWKNGSFDLIVMDVQMPEMDGLQATRKIRELEAELGGHTPIIAMTAHAMTGDREQCLSSGMDGYVAKPLRMHELRAAIASFFAEPSALAGPVSAEPVVPPSETPVAIGLDWPLALDTCGGDRALLLDVMATFLDEIPKLKMQLLASISTGDAPHIRRLSHTIKGALRPFGHTQAGDIAEKLEQSARDGQLDSAEDLAASLDQELDLIQTEVANVVQVGQSASAFSASP, encoded by the coding sequence ATGTTGGATCGCAAGCTGCGGATCCTGCTGATCGATGAAGACGAGGATGTCTTCACACTGCTGCGCGGCCTGCTGCTGCAGTCCGGAACTTCAAAATACGAGCTCACCTGGACCCCTGGCTTCGAGGAAGGACTCGCCGAGATTCGCCGCTGCGATCACGATGCCTATCTCGTCGACGACAATTTCACCGACTACGGTCGATTGGAACTGGTCCGTCGGGCCGTGGCCGACGGCTGTCGCGCGCCCCTGATTCTGCTCTCGTCGTACGAAGACCGTGCCGTCGAGCATGATGCCATTCAAGCCGGAGCGACCGACTATCTCGTCAAAAGCCGGCTCGATGCCGCCAGCATTGAACGCTCGATCCGTTACGCCATGGAACGGGGACGACGCCAACAGGTGGAAGCGTCGCTGCAGGATTCAGAGGCCCTCTACCATTCATTGGTGCAGAGCCTGCCGGTCTGCGTCCTCAGAAAAGATCTCAACGGCAAGTTCATCTTCGCCAATCTGGCATACTGCGAGTTCACAGGTCGCAGTCTTGTCGAGATTCTCGGCAAGACCGACTTTGATTTCTCCCCTTCCGACGTCGCCGAGAAGTTCCAGAAGGACGACCACACCGTCGTCGCCACAGGCCGTCAGCTTCGCAATATCGAAGTGAATCAGACCGACGGCCGCACGCTGTGGGTGGAAGTGATCAAGACGCCGGTGCATGATTCCCGCGGACGCATCGTCGGCACACAGGCGATCTTCTGGGACGTCACAGAACGCCAACTCGCCGTCACGGCACTGCAACGTGCGAAGGAAGCAGCTGAAGCGGCGAACCGCTCGAAGAGCGAGTTCCTCGCCAACATGAGCCACGAAATTCGCACCCCGCTGAACGCTGTGATCGGCATGACCGAACTGGTGCTCGACACGTCGCTCAATCCCACGCAGCGCGAATACCTGCAGATGGTGCTGTCGTCCGGGGAATCGCTGCTGTCGGTGATCAACGACATTCTCGACTTCTCGAAGATCGAGGCCGGCAAACTCGATCTCGACCGTCGCGTCTTCGATCTGCGCGAGACCGCCGGTGACACCATGAAGTCCCTCGCGCTGCGGGCTCGCAGCCAGGCGCTGGAACTTGCATTCCACATCGCACCGGATGTCCCCGCTGCCGTCTGGGGAGATCCGAATCGACTGCGACAGATCCTCGTCAATCTGGTGGGCAATGCCATCAAGTTCACCGACGCCGGGGAAGTGGTGCTCGACGTTTTGGTCGATTCCATTTCCGACAGCGAAGTGACGCTGCACTTCGAAGTTTCCGATACCGGCATCGGCATCCCGGAAGAAAAACTCTCTTCGATCTTCGAGGCCTTCGAACAGGCCGACTCCGGCCCCACCCGACGTTTCGGCGGCACCGGCCTGGGACTGACCATCTGTGCCCGGCTCGTCGCACTGATGGGGGGAACCATCTGGGTCGAAAGCCAGCTCGGCTATGGCAGCAAGTTCCATTTCACCGCGCGTTTTGAGATCGCGCAAACATCCGTTCCCAAGATTCCTCCTGCGGCTGCCGTCAGAATGCAGGGCACGCGGATTCTCGTCGTCGACGACAACATGACGAATCGTCGCATCTACCAGGAGATGCTCACCAACTGGGGCTTGCGGCCCAGCCTTGCCTCAAGCGGTCGCGAAGCACTGGCGCTGCTGGTCGCCGCCTCCCGCTCCGGTCAGCCCTTCAAGCTGCTCGTCTCCGACGCCGAGATGCCAGGCATCGACGGCTTCTCGATGGTGAAGGAGATGCGGGAGAATCCCAAGCTCGCCGAAACGATTGTCATCATCTCCAGTTCCGCCGACCGTCCGACCGACCTCGCCCATTGCCGCGACCTGGGGGTTGCCGCCTGTCTCATCAAGCCGGTGAAGCAGTCCGAACTTTTCGACGCCATTGCCGAAGCCCTGGGAGTGACGCTGCCGGAAGATGCCCACGAAGCCCCCGCCCACGATGACGCCCACAGCACCCGATCCCTGAAGGTGCTGCTGGCCGAAGACAATCGCGTCAATCAGAAACTCGCCGTCGGACTGTTGGAGAAATGGGGCCATAAGGTCACACTGGCCGAGACCGGGTATCAGGCCATTCACAACTGGAAAAATGGCAGTTTCGATCTGATCGTCATGGACGTGCAGATGCCCGAAATGGACGGCCTGCAGGCGACTCGCAAAATTCGCGAACTGGAAGCCGAACTGGGGGGGCACACTCCCATCATCGCGATGACCGCACATGCGATGACCGGCGACCGTGAACAGTGCCTGTCCTCAGGCATGGACGGCTATGTCGCCAAGCCGCTGCGGATGCATGAACTGCGGGCGGCAATCGCCAGCTTCTTTGCGGAACCATCCGCGCTCGCAGGTCCAGTCTCCGCCGAACCTGTTGTTCCTCCTTCCGAGACTCCGGTGGCGATTGGTCTCGACTGGCCGCTCGCGCTCGACACCTGCGGTGGCGATCGCGCGCTGCTGCTCGATGTCATGGCGACGTTTCTCGACGAGATCCCCAAACTGAAGATGCAACTCTTAGCGTCCATCAGCACCGGCGACGCCCCTCATATCCGCCGATTATCGCACACCATCAAAGGCGCGCTTCGTCCGTTCGGCCACACTCAGGCAGGCGACATTGCCGAGAAACTGGAGCAGTCTGCCAGAGACGGACAACTGGATTCCGCCGAAGACCTGGCTGCCTCGCTGGACCAGGAACTCGACCTGATTCAAACCGAAGTCGCCAACGTCGTTCAGGTGGGCCAATCCGCCTCGGCCTTCTCCGCCAGCCCCTGA
- a CDS encoding GntR family transcriptional regulator, translating to MPAAVLTSDALHHGSRRERLVREILSRCFDGKYLPGQRMRVEHLAEEYQMSATPVREALVELAGIGIVDLHANRGAVLRPFGAREVREIVQVRRVLECEATRSACGRIPLSELEDLRLGLEELIAGSRGEEWSAQTRRLDSQLHELIARHCGSERLAYEIGRYSVLYRVLRDTRHERRTARANYSQMEENAEHLAIVNALIAGNHAVAVASMAEHINQSAAALTADLFDAPASSESPPTQRLQTVACPGAHRGSNTRLED from the coding sequence TTGCCTGCTGCGGTTCTCACCTCCGATGCACTGCATCATGGCTCCCGCCGCGAGCGGCTGGTGCGGGAGATTCTGAGTCGCTGCTTTGACGGCAAGTATTTGCCTGGCCAGCGGATGCGGGTGGAGCATCTCGCTGAAGAATACCAGATGAGTGCGACTCCGGTACGCGAAGCACTCGTCGAACTGGCTGGCATCGGCATCGTCGATCTGCATGCCAATCGTGGGGCGGTTCTACGGCCCTTCGGGGCGCGGGAAGTAAGAGAAATTGTGCAGGTGAGAAGGGTGCTCGAATGCGAAGCGACCCGATCTGCCTGCGGACGAATTCCGCTGTCGGAACTCGAAGATCTGCGTCTCGGTTTGGAAGAATTGATTGCTGGATCGCGCGGAGAAGAATGGTCCGCACAAACCCGACGGCTCGATTCTCAACTGCATGAGCTGATCGCCCGACATTGCGGGAGCGAACGGCTGGCGTATGAGATTGGCCGGTATTCGGTCCTCTATCGCGTGCTGCGTGACACCCGACACGAACGCCGCACGGCTCGGGCGAACTACTCACAGATGGAAGAGAACGCCGAGCATCTGGCCATCGTCAACGCATTGATCGCCGGCAACCATGCGGTTGCGGTGGCCTCAATGGCCGAGCACATCAACCAGTCGGCCGCAGCGCTGACGGCGGACCTGTTCGATGCACCGGCTAGCAGTGAATCACCGCCGACGCAGCGTCTGCAGACCGTTGCCTGTCCTGGGGCCCATCGCGGGTCGAACACCCGCCTGGAGGACTGA
- a CDS encoding DUF1553 domain-containing protein, which produces MKITETIRKRNRAGVLNGSVSLALLFFSLQVSADEQAVDFARDVAPILESHCLRCHSDNIQKGELSLSTVKDLLSKGHLSAGNPDTSYLIDMISPDGDAPPEMPKEGTPLSDQERETIRRWIQQGAVWPEAIVIKEKSKAGRDWWSLQPLKGVEPQLDPTLPAAWQSNPIDRFIAAELKVQGLTPSGPANPRDLIYRATYDLTGLPPTPEETAAFVADHSEQAYERLIDRLLASPRYGEQWGRHWLDVIRFGESRGFERNQIIDNLWPLRDYVIRSINEDKPFDLLIREHLTGDVIGKDQPDVEIAAAFLVAGPYDDVGNQDAVQAAQIRANTIDEIVSATSEAFLGLTVGCARCHDHKFDPILQQDYYSLYATFAGIHHGEREVASAGQRSSRQAILQPLTERRDQLTKEKTDLQTGIAARADAKAEEHAAKWTRPPASRQETIETFAPVEAKAVKLLVLAQEMNPIHITGYRIDEFEVWTAGENSRNVALAKNGGVAVGNNRVAQDAAGAYGPQLTIDGQYSARWVAAGNELVIQLREPQTIDRIIFSSDRPNLAPTTGDANFVSEYRILASSDGEKWTEVANSNDRKPVNDAHRKLRLLRLETTEEERQTQARLDRELAEVNKQIAAIPALPVWWVGNLKPAPGPFHLFLGGSPQRLGAPVTASSLSFLSEVAPKYQIENVRPEAGRRMALAEWIVSPQNPLTPRVLANRVWHYHFGTGIVETPSDFGYMGSRPTHPALLDWLALQLQQNGWKLKTLHRQIMLSQTYRQSSDTRAEAAQVDADSRYLWRFPPRRLAAEEIRDSLLQICGKLNLQMGGPGYRMYQYLSDNVSTYIPLDAFGPETYRRAVYHQNARASRIDLMTDFDSPDCAFATPRRAETTTPLQALTMLNHQFTLDLANALSERLQKEAPGPTDATVERAFALCFGRAPTQAESASCGEFIQAHGLPAFCRVMLNTSEMIYVK; this is translated from the coding sequence TTGAAAATCACTGAGACGATTCGCAAACGAAACCGGGCTGGCGTGCTGAACGGCAGCGTCAGCCTGGCCCTGCTCTTCTTCTCTCTTCAAGTCAGTGCCGACGAGCAGGCTGTCGACTTCGCGCGGGATGTCGCGCCGATACTCGAATCGCACTGCCTGCGATGTCACTCTGACAATATCCAAAAGGGGGAGCTGTCGCTCTCGACTGTCAAAGACCTGCTGTCAAAAGGTCATCTCTCAGCCGGCAACCCCGACACGAGTTACCTGATCGACATGATCTCGCCGGACGGGGATGCTCCGCCGGAGATGCCGAAGGAAGGGACTCCGCTCAGCGATCAAGAGCGGGAGACCATACGTCGCTGGATCCAACAGGGTGCGGTCTGGCCGGAAGCGATTGTCATCAAAGAGAAGTCGAAAGCCGGCCGAGACTGGTGGTCGCTGCAGCCGCTCAAGGGGGTGGAACCGCAGCTTGATCCAACTCTGCCTGCCGCCTGGCAGAGCAACCCTATTGACCGGTTTATCGCCGCCGAATTGAAAGTACAGGGGCTCACCCCCAGCGGCCCGGCGAATCCCCGCGATCTGATTTATCGGGCGACGTACGATCTCACGGGATTGCCGCCGACGCCGGAAGAAACGGCCGCGTTCGTGGCCGATCATTCCGAACAGGCTTATGAACGCCTGATCGACCGCTTGCTGGCGTCTCCCCGCTATGGAGAGCAATGGGGTCGGCACTGGCTGGATGTGATTCGCTTTGGCGAAAGCCGGGGCTTCGAACGGAATCAGATCATCGACAACCTGTGGCCGCTGCGGGATTACGTCATTCGTTCGATCAACGAGGACAAGCCTTTTGACCTGCTGATTCGCGAACATCTCACAGGCGACGTCATCGGCAAAGATCAGCCGGACGTCGAAATCGCCGCCGCGTTCCTGGTCGCCGGCCCGTACGACGACGTGGGGAATCAGGATGCGGTGCAAGCGGCACAGATTCGCGCGAACACGATTGATGAAATTGTCTCTGCCACCAGCGAGGCGTTCCTGGGGCTGACGGTCGGCTGCGCGCGTTGTCACGACCACAAGTTCGATCCCATTCTGCAGCAGGACTATTACAGTCTGTATGCGACGTTCGCAGGCATTCATCATGGCGAACGCGAGGTGGCCTCGGCGGGACAACGCTCGTCGCGTCAGGCGATTCTGCAGCCGCTCACCGAACGGCGCGATCAACTGACCAAAGAGAAAACCGATCTGCAAACCGGCATCGCCGCCCGGGCCGATGCCAAGGCGGAAGAGCATGCCGCGAAATGGACGCGACCGCCCGCCTCGCGACAGGAAACGATTGAGACCTTCGCCCCGGTTGAAGCGAAGGCAGTCAAGCTGCTGGTGCTGGCACAGGAGATGAATCCGATCCATATCACGGGGTATCGGATCGATGAATTTGAAGTCTGGACTGCCGGCGAGAATTCCAGAAACGTCGCACTGGCAAAGAACGGCGGAGTTGCCGTCGGTAACAATCGGGTGGCACAGGATGCCGCCGGAGCCTATGGCCCGCAGTTGACGATTGACGGGCAATACTCGGCTCGGTGGGTGGCTGCAGGCAACGAGCTGGTCATTCAACTTCGCGAGCCGCAGACGATTGACCGGATTATTTTTTCGAGCGATCGCCCGAATCTCGCTCCCACCACCGGCGACGCCAACTTTGTCAGCGAGTACCGAATTCTCGCTTCGAGCGACGGCGAAAAGTGGACGGAGGTTGCGAACTCTAATGACCGCAAACCGGTCAACGACGCCCATCGCAAGCTGAGGTTGCTGCGGCTGGAAACGACCGAAGAAGAACGGCAGACGCAGGCTCGACTCGATCGCGAACTGGCCGAGGTCAACAAGCAGATTGCCGCGATTCCGGCCTTGCCCGTGTGGTGGGTGGGAAACTTGAAGCCGGCGCCGGGGCCGTTTCATCTGTTTCTCGGCGGCAGCCCGCAACGGCTCGGCGCCCCGGTGACAGCGTCGAGCCTGTCGTTCCTCTCTGAAGTTGCCCCCAAGTATCAGATTGAAAATGTGCGGCCGGAAGCGGGTCGCCGCATGGCCCTTGCCGAGTGGATCGTGAGTCCACAGAATCCGCTCACTCCCCGTGTGCTTGCCAACCGCGTCTGGCACTATCATTTCGGAACCGGCATTGTCGAAACTCCCAGCGACTTCGGCTATATGGGCTCGCGGCCGACGCACCCCGCGCTGCTCGACTGGCTGGCCCTGCAACTGCAGCAGAACGGCTGGAAGCTGAAGACGCTGCATCGCCAGATCATGCTCTCGCAGACGTACCGGCAGTCCAGCGACACCAGAGCAGAGGCCGCACAAGTCGATGCCGATTCGCGATACCTGTGGCGGTTTCCGCCTCGACGGCTGGCCGCGGAAGAGATTCGCGATTCGCTCCTGCAGATCTGCGGCAAGCTGAATCTGCAGATGGGTGGGCCGGGGTATCGGATGTACCAATATCTGTCCGACAACGTGTCCACTTATATTCCGCTCGACGCCTTTGGTCCGGAGACTTATCGCCGCGCGGTCTATCATCAGAACGCCAGGGCGTCGCGCATCGATCTGATGACCGACTTCGACAGCCCTGATTGCGCCTTCGCCACTCCGCGCCGCGCGGAGACAACGACGCCGCTGCAGGCGTTGACGATGTTGAATCACCAGTTCACGCTCGACCTCGCAAATGCCCTGAGTGAACGATTGCAGAAAGAAGCACCCGGCCCGACCGATGCCACGGTGGAACGGGCGTTTGCCCTCTGCTTCGGTCGCGCACCAACTCAGGCGGAATCCGCATCGTGCGGCGAATTCATTCAAGCCCATGGCCTGCCAGCGTTCTGCCGGGTGATGTTGAATACGAGTGAAATGATTTATGTGAAATAG
- a CDS encoding DUF1501 domain-containing protein: MSYFSEISRRGFLDSVVSGLAGVGLIDLLARQGRASSPGGVIEPHHAPKAKRVLQIFCPGAASHMDLWEYKPSLEKWDGKPLPGEENFSSFQGKNGNLMQSPWPFKQHGESGKAISTMLPHMAAHVDDIAFVHSMMSKTNTHGPGCVFMNTGHATEGFPSAGAWLSYALGSANENLPTYVAIPDIRGEPPNGKANWSNGFLPARHQAIMLSDQQPIRNLQRPGTIPSADDVAARSLLQQMNRDFAERNPAETDLQARIAAYELAARMQMSAPEVSDLAKESAEVHQLYGTSDENPLKSAYAKNCLLARRLLERGVRYVNLYCASRASGVDGLLNWDAHKTLKLDYERHCPVFDQPTAALLTDLKRRGLLEDTLVLWTTEFGRMPTHQAGTRGRDHNPDGFTCWMMGAGIQGGVSYGATDEFGRRAEVNPTTVWDFYSTVLHLTGYDHKRLTWYHNGLDRRLTDVHGHVINGVLTHPV, encoded by the coding sequence ATGTCATATTTCTCCGAAATCTCCCGTCGTGGGTTTCTCGACAGTGTTGTCAGCGGGCTGGCGGGGGTGGGGTTGATTGACCTGCTGGCACGGCAGGGGCGCGCGAGTTCTCCTGGCGGGGTGATCGAGCCGCATCATGCGCCCAAAGCGAAACGGGTGCTGCAGATTTTCTGCCCCGGCGCGGCCTCGCACATGGACCTGTGGGAATACAAGCCGTCGCTCGAAAAATGGGACGGCAAGCCGCTGCCGGGGGAAGAGAATTTCTCTTCGTTTCAGGGCAAGAACGGCAACCTGATGCAGAGTCCGTGGCCGTTCAAGCAGCACGGGGAGTCAGGCAAGGCGATCAGCACGATGCTGCCGCACATGGCGGCCCATGTCGATGACATTGCGTTCGTGCATTCGATGATGAGCAAGACCAACACGCACGGACCCGGCTGCGTGTTCATGAACACCGGTCATGCGACGGAAGGCTTTCCGAGCGCCGGAGCCTGGCTGAGTTATGCCCTCGGCAGCGCCAATGAAAACCTGCCGACCTATGTGGCAATTCCCGATATTCGTGGAGAACCGCCCAACGGCAAGGCGAACTGGTCGAACGGATTTCTTCCGGCCCGGCATCAGGCGATCATGCTCAGCGATCAGCAGCCGATTCGCAACCTGCAACGGCCCGGGACGATTCCATCCGCCGATGACGTCGCAGCACGGTCTCTGCTGCAGCAGATGAATCGTGACTTCGCCGAACGCAACCCGGCCGAGACCGATCTGCAAGCGCGGATCGCAGCGTATGAACTGGCCGCACGCATGCAGATGTCCGCTCCGGAAGTGTCGGATCTGGCGAAAGAATCGGCCGAGGTGCATCAACTCTACGGCACCAGCGACGAGAACCCTTTGAAGTCGGCTTACGCCAAAAACTGCCTGCTGGCGCGACGGCTGCTGGAACGGGGCGTGCGTTACGTCAACCTGTACTGCGCCTCACGGGCGTCAGGGGTCGACGGGCTGCTCAACTGGGATGCGCATAAAACCTTGAAGCTCGATTACGAACGGCACTGCCCGGTCTTCGACCAGCCCACCGCCGCGCTCCTCACTGACCTGAAGCGTCGCGGGCTGCTGGAAGACACGCTGGTGCTGTGGACGACGGAGTTTGGCCGCATGCCAACGCATCAGGCCGGCACACGCGGACGCGATCACAACCCTGACGGCTTCACCTGCTGGATGATGGGGGCCGGCATTCAAGGGGGCGTCAGCTACGGCGCGACCGACGAATTCGGTCGCCGGGCCGAAGTAAACCCAACCACAGTGTGGGATTTCTATTCCACCGTGCTGCACCTGACCGGCTACGACCACAAACGCCTGACCTGGTACCACAACGGTTTGGATCGACGCTTAACGGACGTGCATGGACATGTGATCAACGGGGTTTTGACGCATCCGGTGTGA
- a CDS encoding type II toxin-antitoxin system Phd/YefM family antitoxin, translating into MSTVSLEDLNQDPQSFLDRVEGGERIIIVREGRAVAELRPVLTGSLLPRPFGLAAGAFIVPDDFDAPLPNDVLLEFEGR; encoded by the coding sequence ATGAGTACTGTTAGCCTTGAGGATCTGAATCAAGACCCCCAATCATTCCTCGACCGCGTGGAAGGAGGGGAGCGGATCATTATTGTCCGCGAAGGCCGCGCGGTTGCTGAGTTACGGCCTGTTCTCACGGGCTCATTGTTACCACGGCCATTCGGATTGGCTGCGGGAGCTTTCATCGTCCCTGACGACTTCGACGCGCCTCTTCCCAATGACGTGCTGCTGGAGTTTGAAGGGCGATGA